A stretch of the Bacillus anthracis str. Vollum genome encodes the following:
- a CDS encoding YfhJ family protein: protein MNDIYEALTKELLEKNDKLSYAQARAWVELLWEDFQTTYAKSGRYQGEEMTEQVVRSWINNHGGRLHEMRTNNPKYSHLINQEDHLKH from the coding sequence ATGAATGATATTTATGAAGCATTAACGAAAGAACTATTAGAGAAAAATGACAAACTTTCTTATGCACAAGCTCGTGCGTGGGTTGAATTACTGTGGGAAGATTTTCAAACAACTTATGCGAAATCAGGTCGTTATCAAGGAGAAGAAATGACTGAACAAGTGGTGCGATCATGGATTAATAATCATGGAGGACGCCTTCATGAAATGCGTACAAATAATCCGAAATATAGCCATCTAATCAATCAAGAAGATCATTTGAAACATTAA
- a CDS encoding metal-dependent hydrolase — translation MDTATHLVMGVTLGSLATLDPAIAQSDIGPQAVMLATIAGSNIPDIDTVLKLRNNAKYIRNHRGITHSIPAVILWSFLISGISFAFFSDAPYLHLLLWSFIAVFLHVFVDIFNAYGTQALRPFTKKWVALGIINTFDTVIFFIHILAIACMLVGSHKGYTALAAYILMIIYYIGRIIMHRNIRSVVHKRFKNVEKIIISPSYRFYHYHLAVVTADYYYVARWHRGNIMIYDKFDRVPFPDNAIMRAAKQDENISAFLSFSPVYRWDIFDYDHYYEVRFIDLRYRSKDYYPFVAIVQLDHNLNIISSYTGWIFSEEKLRKKLELLPH, via the coding sequence ATGGACACAGCCACTCACCTTGTTATGGGCGTTACTCTAGGCAGTTTGGCCACGTTAGATCCAGCCATAGCACAAAGTGATATTGGTCCTCAAGCTGTTATGCTTGCTACAATTGCTGGTTCCAATATTCCTGACATCGATACAGTTTTAAAATTGCGTAATAACGCTAAATATATAAGAAATCATCGCGGGATTACTCATTCCATTCCTGCAGTAATTCTTTGGTCGTTCCTTATAAGTGGCATCTCTTTCGCCTTCTTTTCAGACGCTCCATATCTTCATCTACTACTTTGGTCATTTATTGCGGTCTTTCTTCACGTCTTTGTAGATATTTTCAATGCCTACGGTACACAAGCATTACGGCCCTTCACAAAAAAATGGGTAGCACTCGGCATCATTAATACATTTGATACCGTCATTTTCTTTATCCATATACTCGCAATTGCTTGTATGCTCGTAGGTTCCCATAAAGGGTATACTGCCTTAGCAGCGTATATATTAATGATTATTTACTACATCGGACGGATTATTATGCACAGAAATATAAGAAGCGTTGTACACAAACGTTTCAAAAATGTCGAAAAGATTATCATTTCTCCTTCTTACCGATTTTATCATTACCATTTAGCAGTCGTTACGGCTGATTATTACTACGTTGCGAGATGGCACCGTGGTAATATCATGATATATGACAAGTTCGATCGGGTACCGTTCCCAGATAATGCTATTATGCGCGCAGCTAAACAAGATGAAAACATCTCAGCGTTTTTATCTTTCTCTCCTGTGTATCGCTGGGATATTTTCGATTATGATCATTATTATGAAGTTCGATTCATTGATTTGCGATATCGCAGTAAAGATTATTATCCATTCGTTGCAATCGTTCAACTCGATCATAATTTAAATATTATTAGTTCCTATACAGGATGGATTTTTAGTGAAGAAAAACTTCGAAAAAAACTGGAGTTACTTCCACATTAA